One Halodesulfovibrio aestuarii DSM 17919 = ATCC 29578 DNA segment encodes these proteins:
- a CDS encoding peptidase domain-containing ABC transporter, with product MNSGLVSLEVVARINKVRIDVPNIVREHCISSDDIASDELVRIAKRLGLRAKKKNISLDKCHKKYPYPIIAQAKDDTFFVVLGYKEDEQSVLVYIPAEGATRSVAMEEYSQLTTDRYIILSHRLLSESVRFGLGWFFKEVINAKGIMAEILLASFVVQLFGLVTPLFTQVILDKVLVHRAMTTLKILAIGFIVIAVFEYVLNLARNYLFTHTANKMDAKLGAQLFRHLLSLPCPYFESRRVGDTIARVRELENIRNFVTNKTVSVIIDLVFSVVFVVVMLMYSMQLTFIVLGFVAAIGLLYLCITPELRRRLNTKFEMGAKSNSYLVESVTGIQTVKSLAIEGSIQRKWEDHLGHYVHSNFKMTNMSNITRGTAGFLQKLMTISILYLGVRLVLDNELTIGQLIAFNMLSGQFAGPVLRLIGVWNELQQTLLSVEKLSDILNHPSEIQSENAIVLNKLEGHVVFDNVQFKYAPDAPMVLNGINVKIPAGSCVGIVGRSGSGKSTVSKLIQRLYMPSSGSVRIDDVDINHVSPIWLRSNIGVVLQENYLFSGTIKENIVMGAPNASMDLVLHVAKVTGVHDFVSRMPKGYDSEVGERGEGLSGGQRQRIAIARALITDPRILIFDEATSALDVESELIIRRNLHHIAKGRTMFIIAHKISIVKKCTVILAMDNGELVEAGTHDELMRIPNGYYKKLYTLQECID from the coding sequence ATGAATAGTGGCTTAGTATCGCTTGAGGTCGTTGCGCGCATAAACAAAGTGCGCATCGATGTACCTAATATTGTTCGCGAGCATTGCATTTCTTCTGATGACATTGCTAGTGATGAGCTTGTCCGAATTGCTAAGCGCCTGGGGTTGCGTGCTAAAAAGAAAAATATTTCGCTGGATAAGTGTCATAAAAAGTATCCGTATCCAATTATAGCACAGGCAAAGGATGATACTTTTTTTGTTGTGCTGGGATATAAGGAAGATGAGCAATCTGTTCTTGTATATATTCCAGCAGAAGGAGCAACCCGCTCTGTTGCCATGGAGGAATACAGCCAGCTGACAACGGATCGGTACATTATTTTAAGCCATCGACTGTTATCGGAGTCTGTCCGATTTGGTCTGGGGTGGTTTTTTAAAGAAGTTATTAATGCAAAAGGTATCATGGCAGAAATTCTGCTAGCCTCATTTGTTGTTCAACTTTTTGGCTTGGTAACCCCACTATTCACGCAAGTTATTCTCGATAAGGTTCTCGTGCACCGGGCAATGACTACGCTTAAAATCCTTGCGATTGGCTTTATTGTAATCGCAGTGTTTGAGTACGTGTTAAACCTTGCACGAAACTATCTTTTTACTCATACAGCAAACAAGATGGATGCCAAACTTGGCGCACAACTATTCCGCCATCTGCTGTCATTGCCCTGTCCTTACTTTGAATCCAGACGGGTAGGGGACACAATTGCACGTGTTCGCGAACTGGAGAATATTCGTAATTTTGTTACCAACAAAACAGTATCTGTCATTATTGATCTCGTTTTCTCAGTAGTTTTTGTCGTAGTCATGCTTATGTACAGCATGCAATTGACGTTCATTGTTTTGGGTTTTGTTGCGGCCATCGGCCTCCTTTATCTCTGCATTACCCCTGAGCTTCGAAGACGGTTAAATACTAAATTTGAAATGGGTGCTAAATCCAACTCATACCTTGTAGAGTCGGTAACCGGCATCCAAACGGTTAAATCGTTGGCGATAGAAGGAAGCATTCAGCGGAAATGGGAAGATCACCTTGGTCATTATGTTCATTCTAACTTTAAAATGACCAATATGAGTAACATTACAAGGGGGACTGCCGGTTTTCTGCAGAAATTAATGACGATTTCGATTCTCTATTTAGGAGTTCGGTTAGTACTGGACAATGAGCTTACTATTGGGCAGCTCATTGCATTTAACATGCTTTCCGGACAGTTCGCTGGACCGGTATTGAGATTAATTGGTGTTTGGAACGAACTTCAGCAAACGCTTCTTTCTGTCGAGAAATTGTCTGACATTTTGAATCACCCATCTGAAATCCAGAGTGAAAACGCGATCGTACTGAATAAGCTGGAAGGTCATGTAGTTTTCGATAACGTTCAGTTCAAATATGCTCCGGATGCCCCGATGGTTCTTAATGGAATTAATGTTAAAATACCTGCGGGGTCATGTGTCGGCATTGTTGGTAGAAGCGGAAGTGGTAAGAGTACTGTATCAAAGCTGATACAGCGGTTGTACATGCCTTCTTCCGGCAGTGTGCGTATTGATGATGTTGATATTAACCATGTAAGTCCAATATGGCTACGAAGTAATATCGGTGTAGTACTTCAGGAAAACTATCTTTTCAGCGGTACTATTAAAGAAAATATTGTGATGGGGGCACCTAATGCTTCCATGGATCTTGTCCTCCATGTAGCCAAGGTTACCGGTGTGCATGACTTTGTGTCGCGAATGCCTAAAGGATATGACTCCGAAGTGGGAGAGCGAGGCGAAGGACTTTCTGGCGGACAGCGTCAGCGTATAGCAATCGCTCGTGCGCTTATTACCGACCCTCGTATTTTAATCTTCGATGAAGCTACTTCTGCACTTGATGTTGAGTCAGAGCTTATTATTCGCAGAAACCTGCATCACATTGCCAAGGGTAGAACAATGTTCATCATTGCTCACAAAATTTCTATCGTAAAAAAATGTACTGTCATTTTAGCCATGGATAATGGGGAATTGGTTGAGGCAGGCACTCATGATGAGCTTATGCGCATTCCAAATGGCTATTACAAGAAGTTATATACATTGCAGGAGTGCATAGATTGA
- a CDS encoding HlyD family type I secretion periplasmic adaptor subunit has translation MRILKFLSRDDSHYFKPILTEIEETPPNPLGSLVLWVIITIIFVSIIWLTFGETEIVVSGQGKFVPSGKVKIVQPLETGVIRKILCDRGDEVTKGQLLVEIDPSATDPAIESLREELKTYEITIMRLESLVSGSPFVPDEEVFGKESVQVQRDIYTSLRNGHQKQIAAKNDELQKSKQQLKSFALEKEGYKDLLVTYEEQKLRLDPIVDIIPRNEYNDLLRKILQNKIASNNVSAKIKEVTTNLELLQHQKEALQYDFINKLSEELAESSMKLASTKARLDRISFSNKKQNIVSPVTGAINEVFITTEGGVVTPAEKLMSIVPKNSPLIVETKVLNKDVGFIEKDMPVTVKVNAFTYQRYGTLEGTVSQISKDSIKDEKLGEIYKVYISVNDPRLKVEGEMVPMSSGMTVLAEINVGTRRLIEFFIYPLIKYLDEGLSVQ, from the coding sequence TTGAGAATCTTAAAATTTTTGTCACGAGATGACAGCCATTATTTCAAGCCAATCCTAACTGAAATAGAAGAGACACCACCCAATCCACTGGGATCATTGGTTCTCTGGGTTATCATCACAATTATCTTTGTGAGCATTATCTGGCTTACATTCGGCGAAACGGAAATTGTTGTTTCCGGACAAGGCAAGTTTGTTCCTTCTGGAAAGGTTAAAATTGTGCAACCGCTGGAGACAGGAGTTATCCGTAAAATACTTTGCGACCGTGGTGATGAGGTTACGAAGGGGCAATTGCTCGTTGAGATCGACCCTTCCGCAACCGACCCGGCAATAGAATCTTTACGGGAAGAGCTTAAGACATATGAGATAACTATTATGCGTCTTGAGTCTCTTGTTTCTGGCAGTCCTTTTGTTCCTGATGAAGAAGTCTTCGGAAAAGAATCTGTTCAGGTTCAGCGCGACATATACACTTCATTGCGCAATGGACATCAGAAACAGATTGCAGCAAAAAATGATGAATTGCAGAAGTCAAAGCAGCAGCTTAAATCGTTCGCTTTAGAAAAAGAAGGGTATAAGGATTTGTTGGTTACCTACGAAGAACAAAAGCTTCGTCTTGACCCGATAGTAGATATTATCCCTCGCAATGAGTACAACGATCTGCTGCGGAAAATTTTGCAGAATAAAATTGCGTCGAACAACGTCAGCGCAAAAATAAAAGAAGTCACAACAAATCTCGAGCTATTGCAGCACCAAAAGGAAGCATTGCAGTATGATTTTATTAACAAATTAAGTGAGGAACTTGCAGAGTCCTCCATGAAACTTGCTTCAACAAAAGCTCGTTTAGATCGGATTTCTTTTTCCAACAAAAAACAGAATATTGTTTCTCCTGTTACAGGCGCTATTAACGAAGTATTTATTACAACAGAAGGCGGCGTAGTTACTCCGGCAGAAAAATTAATGTCTATTGTTCCTAAGAATAGTCCTTTGATTGTAGAAACTAAGGTGCTGAACAAAGATGTTGGTTTCATCGAAAAGGATATGCCCGTTACTGTCAAAGTTAATGCCTTTACGTACCAACGGTATGGTACTCTTGAGGGAACTGTAAGTCAGATTTCCAAAGACAGTATTAAAGATGAAAAGCTTGGCGAGATTTACAAAGTATATATATCAGTTAATGACCCTCGTCTGAAGGTTGAAGGCGAGATGGTACCTATGAGCTCTGGTATGACAGTACTTGCTGAAATCAACGTCGGTACAAGACGGCTTATTGAGTTCTTTATTTACCCTCTTATAAAATATCTGGATGAGGGATTAAGCGTTCAGTAA
- a CDS encoding dimethylsulfonioproprionate lyase family protein: protein MYKFVRILTLGILLSMLAGKAAFAAEFVCLDVTEKKWTKEEQRNIDLFWNDTLTYLEAYVKALETPTGLCLDSAEAVVSSYNSETGKPEKECITKKRDVELMIKHVKAVLANPEKAKRCFDPQLSNSNGWTKLYTPSRELQNYSPVSKWLNRPIAVDYFEKVKDPEIKKAGIKLNKNFVAIAAKTDSSDHFGRDITIKGLPHLWSSVGWIPFYAESKKAWNKDIRGGYLYAEVMGPWGNLRIDTIDGETVGAEIGMTAQLNNSSYPVHFHHPQEIYMTLTTPAHPRQNQFMLMDWDSEQFEAARTEDGFDVEVKGEGKWKDWYMSADQKDNWLIYLERNALHAFYAGDEKNTDLENSGWVSVWARTTARDNNQTTQISVPADKNTKRILPDTHVHAHTKRWKP from the coding sequence ATGTATAAATTTGTACGTATATTGACACTAGGTATTCTTCTTTCAATGCTGGCTGGCAAAGCTGCTTTTGCTGCAGAATTTGTTTGTCTGGATGTTACTGAAAAGAAATGGACAAAGGAAGAGCAACGCAACATAGACCTTTTTTGGAATGACACTCTTACCTACCTTGAAGCCTATGTAAAAGCTCTTGAAACTCCCACCGGACTATGCCTTGATTCTGCGGAAGCGGTAGTCAGTTCTTATAATTCTGAGACAGGTAAGCCCGAAAAAGAATGTATTACCAAGAAACGTGATGTTGAATTGATGATCAAGCACGTCAAAGCAGTTCTTGCCAATCCGGAAAAGGCTAAGCGCTGCTTCGATCCACAGTTAAGCAATTCCAATGGTTGGACTAAGCTTTACACTCCTAGCAGGGAACTTCAGAACTATTCCCCGGTCTCTAAGTGGTTGAACCGTCCAATTGCTGTTGATTACTTCGAAAAGGTAAAAGATCCTGAAATCAAAAAGGCTGGCATTAAACTCAACAAAAACTTCGTTGCGATTGCCGCTAAAACAGACAGCTCTGACCATTTTGGCCGAGATATCACTATTAAGGGCTTGCCTCACCTTTGGTCTTCTGTCGGCTGGATTCCTTTTTATGCTGAAAGCAAAAAGGCATGGAACAAAGATATTCGTGGTGGTTACCTCTATGCCGAAGTGATGGGGCCATGGGGTAATTTGCGTATCGATACCATTGACGGGGAAACAGTCGGGGCAGAAATCGGCATGACAGCACAGCTGAATAATTCATCTTACCCTGTGCATTTTCATCATCCTCAAGAAATCTACATGACTTTGACCACTCCTGCACACCCGCGCCAGAACCAGTTCATGCTAATGGATTGGGATAGTGAGCAGTTTGAAGCTGCCCGCACTGAAGACGGTTTTGACGTAGAGGTTAAAGGCGAAGGCAAATGGAAAGACTGGTACATGAGCGCAGATCAAAAAGACAACTGGCTTATCTACCTTGAACGTAATGCGCTTCATGCATTTTATGCTGGAGATGAAAAGAATACAGACTTAGAAAATAGCGGTTGGGTAAGTGTCTGGGCCCGCACAACCGCGCGTGACAATAATCAGACTACTCAGATATCTGTCCCAGCGGACAAGAATACAAAAAGAATTTTGCCTGATACACATGTTCACGCTCATACCAAGCGCTGGAAACCATAA